One window of Saccharopolyspora phatthalungensis genomic DNA carries:
- a CDS encoding lysylphosphatidylglycerol synthase domain-containing protein, translating into MMCCIGDEVTEPRGVSGWDRCCGTTAGGHRGTETESRRGRREWKFGGGCAIAQWTLVLVGLGVLGWQVPARAHEADRLGPELAHLRWWWVGTAVLLNIGALAVYAELHRHLLAADRVRLPTRTIQAINFAENALSTTVPAVGNAAVFVYATYQLRKRNVDVALAAWSLVLAGTVATIMLMFVGLLGTGLAGQRRRIARRGIAVGSWACWHVVTRPSVLSRCLRTLAWPGRRLPRSAVRAAAPGTGRISFILIDPNSSSRYFRVICW; encoded by the coding sequence ATGATGTGCTGCATCGGTGACGAGGTAACCGAGCCGCGAGGAGTTTCCGGGTGGGACCGCTGCTGCGGTACGACCGCCGGAGGCCATCGCGGGACGGAAACCGAATCCAGGCGTGGCCGGAGGGAATGGAAGTTCGGCGGCGGGTGCGCGATTGCCCAGTGGACGCTGGTGCTGGTCGGGTTGGGCGTGCTTGGGTGGCAGGTGCCCGCGCGGGCGCACGAAGCAGATCGTCTCGGCCCCGAACTCGCTCATCTCAGGTGGTGGTGGGTCGGCACGGCCGTCCTGTTGAACATCGGCGCCTTGGCGGTGTACGCCGAACTGCACCGGCACCTGTTGGCCGCAGATCGCGTTCGCCTTCCGACGCGGACGATTCAGGCCATCAACTTCGCCGAGAACGCGCTGTCGACCACGGTGCCAGCGGTGGGTAATGCGGCTGTTTTCGTGTACGCGACGTACCAGCTGCGCAAACGCAACGTGGACGTTGCTCTAGCAGCGTGGTCGCTGGTGCTGGCCGGCACAGTCGCGACGATCATGTTGATGTTCGTCGGCCTTCTCGGCACCGGGTTGGCGGGGCAGCGCCGCCGCATCGCTCGCCGCGGTATTGCCGTCGGTTCCTGGGCGTGCTGGCATGTGGTGACCCGCCCGTCGGTGCTGTCCCGCTGTCTGCGGACACTGGCCTGGCCGGGACGGCGATTGCCGCGTTCTGCCGTACGTGCCGCCGCGCCTGGGACGGGCAGGATCTCGTTCATCCTCATCGACCCGAACTCCTCCAGCAGGTATTTCCGGGTGATCTGTTGGTAG
- a CDS encoding IS3 family transposase, which yields MGTTVWTSRTDARRDVFSYLGYYNHDRLHSTLAHRTPHETRLSYRQDHALVA from the coding sequence ATCGGCACCACCGTATGGACCTCGAGAACCGACGCCAGGCGGGACGTCTTCTCCTACCTCGGCTACTACAACCACGACCGTCTACATTCCACACTCGCCCACCGAACACCGCACGAAACCCGCCTCAGCTATCGTCAAGACCACGCCCTCGTGGCATGA
- a CDS encoding DUF6262 family protein: MTTTSTLGRVERACVQLHHDGHAVTFTAVAAHTGLGRTTLYRNPTLRAVIEEHRSRSATSGTLTSLTDEITTLRAALDALATRVRRHEEQLRRLTARND, encoded by the coding sequence ATGACCACCACCAGCACCCTGGGCCGCGTCGAACGCGCCTGCGTCCAGCTCCACCACGACGGCCACGCCGTCACCTTCACCGCCGTCGCCGCCCACACCGGGCTGGGCCGCACCACCCTCTACCGCAACCCAACCCTGCGCGCCGTCATCGAGGAACACCGATCTCGATCCGCCACCAGCGGCACCCTCACCAGCCTCACCGACGAGATCACCACCCTCCGCGCCGCCCTCGACGCCCTCGCCACCCGAGTACGCCGCCACGAAGAACAACTCCGACGCCTCACAGCTCGAAACGACTGA
- a CDS encoding tyrosine-type recombinase/integrase, with product MPLAIASAPSDDLHAAYLDYLRRTGRGNTAYTGAARVFFQRWPDPGQWAVQPLETRLSAGSSTRPIITFLMLHRVLQPGYDYLLERKLSSIWREVKDSPLGPDLDRFMAAAAELGFTERVRFATGSQVPVRLLIQTGRSLDLLTVADLDEFRAACQERETRTGKGHRHYLASVSNAQRVLFYLGIVDELPRSGGPVPFADRLADLRPPIRETVIAYLERKRATCQPKTVSAFATRLKHFGVFLAEVDPGLGSIAELDRRKHIEPYLRSLVDAVNPKNDQPITVADRSRRVLALMGFLTDITEWDWPDAPPRKLIFRDDVPKLPHTLPRYLPLDVDRRLTAVLTEHPGNELAAAALRLQRSCGLRIGELLDLELDCVHEVPDHGSWLKIPLGKLETERMIPIDDDILDLIDHITAIRSHGRPMPHPRYRRRAQFLFTHHGRRLSQSAVRHELDRAAQSAGLDHLTPHQLRHTYATALVNAGVSLQALMALLGHVSAEMSLRYGRLFDTTVRAEYERALDLAKQQARTPTTGTISLPLADITGGADWKNTPLLKSRLAGGFCLRAPAQGACAYANICEHCPSFHTEPSSLPILAAQRVDAEALARDAEQRGWIAEAQRHQRLIARLDILINEAQAG from the coding sequence ATGCCGCTCGCGATCGCATCCGCTCCCAGTGATGATCTGCACGCCGCCTACTTGGACTACCTGCGGCGGACCGGACGCGGAAACACCGCCTACACGGGGGCGGCTCGGGTGTTCTTCCAGCGCTGGCCAGACCCCGGGCAGTGGGCGGTGCAGCCTTTGGAGACCCGCTTGTCGGCGGGAAGCTCGACCCGGCCGATCATCACGTTCCTGATGCTGCATCGGGTGCTGCAACCGGGCTATGACTATCTGCTGGAACGCAAGCTTTCCAGCATCTGGAGGGAGGTCAAGGATTCACCGCTGGGTCCGGATCTCGATCGGTTCATGGCCGCGGCCGCCGAGCTCGGGTTCACCGAACGGGTCCGGTTCGCCACCGGTTCCCAAGTTCCGGTCCGGCTGCTGATCCAGACTGGACGGTCGCTGGATCTGCTCACCGTGGCCGATCTGGACGAGTTCCGGGCTGCGTGCCAGGAGCGGGAGACGCGAACTGGCAAGGGGCACAGGCACTATCTGGCGTCGGTCAGCAATGCCCAACGGGTGCTGTTTTACTTGGGAATCGTCGATGAGCTGCCACGCTCGGGCGGGCCGGTCCCGTTCGCCGACCGGCTCGCCGACCTGCGGCCGCCGATCCGCGAGACGGTGATCGCCTATCTGGAACGCAAGCGGGCGACCTGTCAGCCCAAAACGGTGTCGGCCTTCGCGACCCGGCTCAAGCACTTCGGGGTCTTCCTGGCCGAGGTCGATCCCGGACTCGGCTCCATCGCCGAGCTGGATCGCCGCAAGCACATCGAGCCCTACCTGAGGTCGCTGGTCGACGCGGTCAACCCGAAAAACGATCAGCCGATCACCGTCGCGGACCGATCCCGGCGAGTGCTCGCGCTGATGGGATTCCTGACCGATATCACCGAGTGGGACTGGCCCGACGCGCCACCCCGCAAGCTGATATTCCGCGACGATGTCCCCAAACTCCCGCACACGCTGCCCCGCTACCTGCCCCTCGACGTCGACCGCCGACTCACCGCAGTGCTGACCGAACACCCCGGCAACGAACTCGCCGCAGCCGCCCTGCGACTGCAACGCAGCTGCGGACTGCGGATCGGGGAACTGCTCGACCTCGAGCTCGACTGCGTCCACGAAGTCCCCGACCACGGCAGCTGGCTGAAAATCCCGCTCGGCAAACTGGAGACCGAGCGCATGATCCCCATCGATGACGACATCCTCGACCTAATCGACCACATCACCGCCATCCGCTCCCACGGACGGCCGATGCCGCACCCTCGCTACCGGCGCCGGGCCCAGTTCCTGTTCACCCACCACGGCCGACGCCTCTCCCAAAGCGCGGTCCGTCACGAACTCGACCGCGCCGCCCAGTCCGCGGGACTCGACCACCTCACCCCGCACCAGCTCCGCCACACCTACGCCACCGCCCTGGTCAACGCCGGCGTCTCACTCCAAGCACTGATGGCGCTACTTGGCCACGTCTCCGCCGAGATGAGCCTGCGCTACGGTCGGCTGTTCGACACCACCGTCCGAGCCGAATACGAACGAGCCCTCGACCTCGCCAAACAACAGGCCCGCACCCCCACCACCGGCACGATCAGCCTGCCACTGGCCGACATCACCGGCGGAGCCGACTGGAAGAACACCCCATTGCTCAAATCCCGTCTGGCCGGCGGGTTCTGCCTCCGCGCACCCGCCCAAGGCGCCTGCGCCTACGCCAACATCTGCGAGCATTGCCCCAGCTTCCACACCGAACCCAGCTCGCTGCCCATCCTGGCCGCCCAACGCGTCGACGCCGAAGCACTCGCCCGCGACGCCGAACAACGAGGCTGGATCGCCGAAGCCCAACGCCACCAACGACTCATCGCCCGACTCGACATTCTGATCAACGAGGCCCAAGCCGGATGA
- a CDS encoding tyrosine-type recombinase/integrase, which translates to MGIEAGLRLEERDGGWALAGPAASRFGLVDEYLAYLADRNYSPKTVRAYGYDLLAFCRWLVVEEQPLPEVTTEVLLRFLRACREATVAGRPGPNVVTLSGRRMDQYAPTTINRRLAAISGLFAFAAMRDPDVKNPVPRGKEARWLVAGERSGMLAHTVRRPKTRSSLRLREPRRLPTALSQSDAAELLASFHAWRDRAIAGLMLYCGLRSAEVLGLDVVDADIGGRWLRVVGKGQRERRVPLDADVASVIQVYLLAERPESASARLFLVAKGPNRGQPLTAAGLRTIFRYHRGLTGVVGGHPHALRHTFGTALAEAGVDLAVMQALLGHAHVDTTARYIHLAPAHVKAEFDAARDRIRSQ; encoded by the coding sequence ATGGGTATCGAGGCCGGTCTTCGGCTTGAGGAACGGGACGGTGGCTGGGCGTTGGCCGGGCCGGCCGCGTCGCGGTTCGGGTTGGTGGATGAGTACCTGGCGTATTTGGCCGATCGGAACTATTCACCGAAGACCGTGCGTGCCTATGGATACGACCTGTTGGCGTTCTGCCGGTGGCTCGTCGTTGAGGAGCAGCCGTTGCCGGAGGTGACCACGGAGGTGTTGTTGCGGTTCTTGCGTGCCTGCCGGGAGGCTACGGTTGCGGGCAGGCCGGGGCCGAACGTGGTCACGTTGTCGGGCCGTCGGATGGATCAGTATGCCCCCACGACGATCAATCGGCGGTTGGCGGCGATCTCGGGTTTGTTCGCGTTCGCCGCGATGCGGGATCCGGACGTGAAAAACCCAGTCCCCAGAGGCAAGGAGGCCCGCTGGCTGGTAGCGGGTGAGCGCAGCGGGATGCTCGCGCACACCGTCCGTCGGCCGAAAACCCGTTCGTCGCTTCGGCTCCGGGAGCCTCGTCGTCTGCCCACGGCGCTGTCGCAGTCGGATGCGGCGGAGCTTCTGGCGAGTTTTCATGCGTGGCGGGACCGGGCGATCGCGGGCTTGATGCTGTATTGCGGGCTGCGTTCCGCCGAGGTGCTGGGCCTGGACGTCGTCGACGCCGATATCGGCGGCCGATGGCTGCGGGTGGTCGGTAAGGGCCAGCGGGAACGCCGGGTCCCGCTGGATGCCGACGTCGCTTCGGTGATCCAGGTGTATTTGCTGGCCGAGCGGCCCGAATCCGCAAGCGCCCGTCTGTTTCTCGTGGCCAAGGGGCCGAACCGGGGCCAGCCGTTGACTGCGGCCGGGTTGCGCACGATCTTCCGCTATCACCGTGGGCTTACCGGCGTCGTCGGCGGGCATCCTCACGCGCTGCGACACACCTTCGGCACCGCCCTGGCCGAAGCGGGGGTCGATCTCGCGGTGATGCAAGCGTTGCTCGGACACGCTCATGTCGACACCACCGCCCGTTACATCCATTTGGCTCCGGCGCATGTGAAAGCAGAATTCGATGCCGCTCGCGATCGCATCCGCTCCCAGTGA
- a CDS encoding IS3 family transposase, with amino-acid sequence MAKYAGPDTLAETGTDTNSGGGKAGRFSVRRMARLLGVSASGYYAHVKRAAATVLTPRAQRRADLEVKITQIHKESGGTYGSPRITAELRARGEVVSEKTVAKIMAGIGIEGISPRTFKVKTTVADPHASFPPDLIDREFDQGRLDAVWLTDITYLSCGEGEMYLCAVRDGHSRKVLGYSISEHIGSEMVTEAIDAAVATRGGRCRSTILHSDRGGEYTGGLTVQACFRHGLRRSMGATGISLLTG; translated from the coding sequence ATGGCCAAGTACGCCGGCCCCGACACGCTCGCCGAGACCGGCACCGACACCAACAGCGGTGGAGGCAAGGCCGGGCGGTTCTCGGTGCGTCGCATGGCGCGACTTCTGGGCGTGTCGGCCTCGGGCTACTACGCGCATGTCAAACGCGCGGCGGCAACCGTGCTGACACCACGCGCACAGCGCCGGGCGGACCTCGAGGTGAAGATCACCCAGATACACAAGGAGTCCGGCGGCACCTACGGGTCACCCCGCATCACCGCCGAACTGCGTGCGCGGGGCGAGGTGGTCAGCGAAAAGACCGTCGCCAAGATCATGGCCGGCATCGGGATCGAGGGCATCAGCCCGCGCACATTCAAGGTGAAAACCACCGTGGCCGACCCGCATGCGTCGTTCCCACCGGACCTCATCGACCGGGAATTCGACCAAGGCCGCCTGGACGCGGTGTGGCTGACCGATATCACCTACCTGTCCTGCGGTGAGGGCGAGATGTATCTGTGCGCGGTCCGGGACGGTCATTCCCGGAAAGTGCTCGGCTACAGCATCTCCGAGCACATCGGCTCGGAGATGGTCACCGAGGCCATCGACGCCGCTGTCGCTACCCGAGGCGGCCGGTGTCGTAGCACGATCCTGCATTCCGACCGTGGCGGGGAGTACACCGGTGGCCTGACCGTGCAGGCGTGTTTCCGGCACGGGCTGCGCCGGTCGATGGGCGCGACCGGGATCTCCCTCTTAACCGGCTAA
- a CDS encoding transposase: MPPRKRRSFTAEFKVEAAHRVIDSGRTIAEVARELGLNDGLLNNWVKDERRRIAAAEVQGEKPLEAAERAELLRLRRQVAELEKDNAFLVKASAYFAAMQKKPNGSI; this comes from the coding sequence ATGCCTCCTCGTAAGCGTCGGTCGTTCACGGCCGAGTTCAAGGTCGAGGCTGCGCATCGTGTGATCGATTCCGGCCGCACGATCGCTGAAGTAGCTCGTGAGTTGGGTCTCAACGACGGGTTGCTGAATAACTGGGTCAAGGATGAGCGGCGCAGGATCGCCGCGGCCGAGGTCCAGGGCGAGAAACCTTTGGAGGCGGCGGAGCGGGCCGAGTTGCTGCGGTTGCGCAGACAGGTCGCCGAGTTGGAGAAGGACAACGCGTTCCTGGTAAAAGCCTCGGCGTACTTTGCCGCGATGCAGAAGAAACCCAACGGTTCGATCTGA
- a CDS encoding 5'-3' exonuclease, with amino-acid sequence MPATAPPRLYVDGHNLLHRAAFGFPSRIRSRSGRDITLVFGFFALVRAGARSLEEAPEIIVVFDGQEGAADRRALMPGYKPPVAGDEEVFADLPLIYKGLELLDIPCAEHPCQESDDIIASFIAANPEREHVIMSTDKDFYQLLSHQVSALNTQRRADRRRIDADEVYDTYAIAPHQWCDYRALTGDKSDNVPGVRGIGPKTASRLLADGAHLEDLAKGDRLTGRTGTVIRECWDDLLLWRTLIQLRTDITLPAVTSPGAPTTPFTAPEIVGELGLWN; translated from the coding sequence GTGCCCGCCACCGCACCGCCCAGGCTGTACGTCGACGGCCACAACCTGCTGCACCGCGCCGCCTTCGGGTTTCCCTCCCGTATCAGGTCTCGCAGCGGACGGGACATCACTCTCGTGTTCGGGTTTTTCGCCCTCGTGCGCGCTGGCGCACGCAGCCTTGAGGAAGCTCCGGAGATCATTGTCGTCTTCGACGGCCAGGAAGGCGCCGCAGACCGCCGTGCTCTCATGCCCGGCTACAAGCCGCCCGTTGCCGGTGACGAGGAGGTCTTTGCCGACCTACCGCTCATCTACAAGGGCCTGGAACTGCTGGACATTCCCTGTGCTGAACACCCGTGTCAGGAGTCCGACGACATCATCGCCTCCTTCATCGCCGCGAACCCAGAGCGCGAACACGTGATCATGTCTACCGACAAGGACTTCTATCAACTGCTCTCGCACCAAGTGTCCGCATTGAACACCCAACGACGCGCGGACCGGCGGCGCATCGACGCAGACGAGGTCTACGACACATACGCTATTGCACCACATCAATGGTGCGACTACCGCGCGCTCACCGGAGACAAGTCAGACAACGTTCCCGGAGTCCGTGGAATCGGCCCCAAGACAGCAAGCCGACTCCTCGCTGACGGAGCCCATCTCGAAGACCTCGCCAAGGGTGATCGCCTCACCGGCCGCACCGGAACCGTGATCCGAGAATGCTGGGACGACCTTCTTCTCTGGCGAACGCTCATCCAGCTCCGCACCGACATCACCCTGCCAGCCGTCACCAGTCCGGGCGCACCTACTACTCCGTTCACCGCACCAGAAATCGTCGGCGAACTTGGCCTGTGGAACTAA
- a CDS encoding phosphotransferase enzyme family protein translates to MTATRFTRDSARRIARLACEEAALRVADSDLALIRLGENALFSVASEGVVVRVGRTLDYWPEVAREVAVARWLRAEGLPAAEIVEEIDQPLAVDGHPVTIWRYIAGEPAPYERIGDLGVLLRRLHLLTPPAELMAHDEDVLGRVQRRVESSPIAEPDRNFLLRRLVELREEVADLDYTLPPALIHGDAHIKNVMVSDGRSILIDFEGVAYGQPEWDVGMTATEYSTAGWWRPDQYEAFVEGYGFDVMRWPGFPTVRSVHELKMTTWIMQRVRDNSDIAEEFASRMRTIRDRVPSAWSPW, encoded by the coding sequence ATGACCGCCACCCGGTTTACTCGTGATTCGGCCCGACGAATCGCGAGGTTGGCTTGTGAAGAGGCTGCTCTGCGTGTCGCGGACAGCGATCTTGCGTTGATCCGTCTGGGCGAGAACGCATTGTTCAGCGTCGCCAGCGAGGGTGTCGTGGTGCGTGTCGGGCGAACGCTGGATTACTGGCCGGAAGTGGCACGGGAGGTCGCGGTTGCGCGCTGGTTACGCGCTGAGGGCCTGCCCGCCGCCGAGATCGTTGAGGAGATCGACCAACCGCTTGCTGTGGACGGGCATCCGGTGACGATCTGGCGCTATATCGCGGGTGAACCTGCTCCGTACGAGAGAATCGGAGATCTGGGCGTGCTGCTGCGTCGCCTACATCTACTTACACCTCCCGCTGAGCTGATGGCACACGACGAGGATGTTCTCGGCCGGGTACAAAGGCGGGTGGAGTCTTCTCCGATCGCCGAGCCTGATCGAAATTTCTTGCTGCGGCGGCTCGTTGAGCTTCGCGAGGAGGTAGCCGACCTCGACTACACCCTGCCACCCGCGTTGATCCACGGCGACGCCCATATCAAGAACGTGATGGTATCCGACGGAAGGTCGATACTGATCGACTTTGAGGGCGTTGCCTACGGTCAGCCTGAGTGGGATGTGGGGATGACCGCGACCGAGTACAGCACGGCAGGGTGGTGGCGCCCCGATCAGTACGAGGCGTTCGTTGAAGGCTACGGCTTCGATGTCATGCGGTGGCCTGGGTTTCCGACCGTGCGCTCGGTTCATGAGCTGAAGATGACGACGTGGATCATGCAGCGGGTCCGCGACAACTCCGACATCGCCGAAGAATTCGCGAGCAGGATGCGGACAATCCGGGACCGAGTCCCGTCGGCGTGGAGCCCTTGGTGA